The bacterium nucleotide sequence TTCAACACGACACTAACTTTTGATGGACATTAATACAGGCATTAATAATCCTATCACTTAACTCTTCTTTTCTCCACTTCTCCATCTTCTCCCTTTCTCCTTATTTTTATCCTACCTGAACTCTTACCAATAATTACATTTAGATTATTAATTTTATAATCGCAAATTTTATGCTAACTCTAATTTCTGTCTTGCTATTATTAGAGTTAAAAAAATTTACCACAAAAAACATCCTGCCTTTATTGTTCAATTATTAAACACTTCCAAAAGGTCAAAGGTATAAGTTTTTGAGATATAAATAGTTACAACTTTTTTAAAAAAAATTTATTTTTTTGCTTGACAAAATAATTAAAATTGGATATAATTTTTTTGCTTTGATTGGGATGGGAAAAATTTGAATATAAAAATAATAAGGGACCGAAGTGAGATACTATACCCTTTTAATATATACCACACATATAAATAAGAGAGAAAGAATAACTTAAGTCAGTCTTGATGTTTATTCAAGGGAAAAATGTATTATTCTTTAACTCGATTGTCTCTTAGATGTGTGGTATTTTTGTGTCTAATAGTTACCAAAAAATAAGGGCAAAAGTAACAGAAGAAAAAAACTAAGAATTACCCCCTCTTAGCTATTGGTTCTTCTTCACATTACCCTTGCCCTATTTTTTTATATTATACACTATTTTTTAAAAAAAGTCAAGATTTAATTTTAAAAAAATTACTGTGATTCAGACATTAGATAAAACCACAGATAAACACAGATGTACTCAGATATTAAAAAATTAATCTGTGGGTATCTAACAAAATGAATAAGGAATTTAAGTATAAAGAGACAACTCATCAAATTCTAAACGCTGTCTTTGAAGTACATAATGCTTTAGGATGTGGATTCTTAGAAAAAGTCTATGAGAATTCACTCATTCACGAACTAAGATTAAAAAAATGTTTGCAAAGACCCAGTTAGAATATGAAAGATTAGTAGTATAAATGATGAACACAGATATTATCAGTGTTAATCTGTGTGTATCTGTGGTTTCTTATGTCTGAATTGAAGTTTAAAAAAATTAAGGTAAGATTATGAATAACTTTAATGGAATAATTGGTAACAGTGTCAAAATGCAACAAATTTATCATCTTATAGATATATCTGCAAAAACCAATGTTCCAGTTCATATCTATGGAGAAACTGGCACAGGTAAAGAATTAGTTGCTCGAGCTATACATAATCGAAGTAAAAGAAGAAATTATATCCCGATAAACTGTGCCGCCATACCTCATGATTTAGCCGAAAGTGAGCTATTTGGTCATGAAAAAGGGGCTTTTACCTCAGCCATTAAAGACCGATTAGGTAAGCTGGAATTAGCTCAAGGGGGAACTATACTTTTTGATGAAATTGGAGAGATGAGTATTCCTTTGCAGGCTAAATTATTGCGTGTTGTGGAAGATAAAATATTTTATCGAGTAGGTGGGACTAAATCTATTAATGTTGATATTAGAATAATTTCAGCCACGAACAAATCACTATTAAATCAGGTTA carries:
- a CDS encoding GxxExxY protein, whose product is MNKEFKYKETTHQILNAVFEVHNALGCGFLEKVYENSLIHELRLKKCLQRPS